One Chitinophaga sp. H8 DNA window includes the following coding sequences:
- a CDS encoding SusC/RagA family TonB-linked outer membrane protein, with amino-acid sequence MWSKNPSFRRTLSLFLLMCCCGTALAQNVKVTGRVTAGGAPLPGVSVLVKGTTTGTASDQLGNYSINVPGNGTLVFTFIGYLKKEIAVNNQTTINAVLEEDNKQLGEVVVTALGVKKEKKQLGYSITDLKGSDLAVTNEVNPINALQGKVAGVQIDQGAGGLFGSSKILIRGNSTLGNNNQPIFVIDGVIMDNNTFNGTGRDFGNDLKNLNMEDFESVSVLKGSAAAALYGSRAINGVILITTKKGRAQKGIGVNVNQTFSVFQPYSGPDFQNEYGGGTVGDFYTDFRDPNYKSNERWRTKVFPTDPATGKPYIDRQKGRELENWGPRFAGQEVINYDGTPTRYVAQPNNFLDAFRNGHATITNVSMDGGNDRSTFRLSYTRDQSTGVVYNNNLLKNGFSLRVTHTLNSFLSADVSADYTSFEGKNPPRLGGLDAFASYNFGKLFTWLLPRNYDTKYWMQKDKYTSQFGGVPDVNNPNETNLVPESRFWFNLFENNYIQREQMVRGRIALTATLTSWAKLQLEGNINNVYTKNENKELGQLADFKGGLYGLGHTSKESYFMKWMLMMNKTINRDLELNGYIGGETQNYRTTYNYSETRGGLSYPGNYFIANSIDKPFTEGGLKYRKVFNSLYASADLAYKGQLFLQATFRGDWSSALTYSDGSGNNFYNYPAVSLSWLFSETFKMPEWISYGKLRGNIAALGKDTDPFSINPGFQFSGYTYGNGRDLPYSTYSRYLDPINGKFIGLNANLKPERKIAKEVGLEMRFLKSRLGLDVSVYQDNTRNQILDITTPQESGLDGILINAGNIQNKGIEIMVDATPVKTKNFEWSTNLNYSRNRNLIVDLYPGRTEFDLGANIGEISTWAIVGKSYGTLRTRIHSSPYQAVDANGKPIADPNNGKPLLAWRDDGRTGFPARSNVLQDVGDINARFRGGWGNTFTYKGFSLNVLLDAKIGGDFVLLTYRYGTHTGVFPNTLAGRDADHGGITWTSKYPNDGGTYDDGVIPDGVFAPGTKITQPDNTQVDVGGMSYADAYKAGYVEPSHAPQYYYRYGSSSTGVADFWIKENSWISLRQVSLSYRFPAAICNKLKLNALSIGVVGRDLLYLYNTLPYNYNPASNNSNNTAYSGEEGFLPMTRSIAGTIRVAF; translated from the coding sequence ATGTGGTCAAAAAATCCATCCTTCAGGAGGACATTATCCCTGTTCCTGCTAATGTGTTGCTGTGGCACAGCATTAGCACAAAACGTAAAGGTTACCGGCCGTGTAACAGCCGGAGGCGCTCCTTTACCAGGCGTATCTGTATTGGTAAAGGGCACCACTACGGGGACAGCCTCAGACCAGCTGGGTAATTATTCCATTAATGTACCCGGCAATGGTACCCTGGTTTTCACTTTCATCGGGTACCTGAAAAAAGAAATAGCCGTAAACAACCAAACCACCATTAATGCCGTATTAGAAGAAGACAACAAACAATTGGGCGAAGTAGTAGTAACGGCACTGGGAGTCAAAAAAGAAAAGAAACAACTGGGGTATTCCATCACTGATTTAAAAGGCTCCGACCTGGCAGTCACCAATGAAGTAAACCCCATCAATGCCTTACAGGGCAAGGTGGCTGGCGTGCAAATTGACCAGGGCGCCGGCGGTTTGTTTGGTAGCAGCAAGATATTGATCCGTGGTAACTCTACCCTGGGCAACAACAACCAGCCCATTTTTGTAATTGACGGAGTGATCATGGACAACAATACCTTCAACGGTACCGGACGCGATTTTGGTAATGACCTGAAAAACCTCAACATGGAAGACTTTGAAAGTGTATCCGTGCTGAAAGGATCTGCTGCTGCGGCCTTATATGGTTCGAGGGCTATCAACGGGGTAATACTGATCACCACCAAAAAAGGACGTGCACAAAAAGGAATAGGCGTAAACGTTAATCAAACCTTCAGCGTATTCCAGCCTTATTCCGGTCCAGACTTTCAAAACGAATATGGCGGTGGAACCGTAGGCGATTTCTATACCGATTTTCGTGATCCTAACTATAAGTCCAACGAGCGCTGGAGGACCAAAGTATTTCCAACAGACCCTGCTACCGGAAAGCCCTATATAGACCGGCAAAAGGGAAGGGAACTGGAAAACTGGGGGCCCCGCTTTGCAGGACAGGAAGTGATCAACTATGATGGTACCCCGACCAGGTACGTAGCACAACCCAATAACTTCCTGGATGCTTTCAGAAACGGACATGCTACTATTACCAACGTATCTATGGATGGTGGCAACGACCGCTCTACCTTCCGGTTGTCTTATACCCGCGATCAGAGTACAGGGGTGGTATACAACAACAACCTGCTGAAAAATGGGTTTAGCCTGCGGGTTACACATACGCTGAACAGCTTTTTAAGTGCGGATGTAAGTGCAGACTATACTTCTTTTGAAGGAAAGAATCCGCCAAGACTGGGCGGACTGGATGCTTTTGCTTCCTATAATTTTGGTAAGCTCTTTACCTGGCTGTTACCACGTAACTATGATACTAAATACTGGATGCAAAAAGATAAATACACCAGTCAGTTTGGTGGTGTACCTGATGTAAACAATCCCAATGAAACAAACCTGGTTCCGGAGTCCCGTTTCTGGTTTAATCTGTTTGAAAACAATTACATCCAGCGCGAACAAATGGTGCGTGGCCGTATTGCATTAACAGCTACTCTTACCAGCTGGGCCAAATTGCAGCTGGAAGGAAACATTAATAATGTATATACCAAGAATGAAAATAAAGAACTGGGACAACTGGCCGATTTCAAAGGTGGGTTGTATGGTCTGGGGCATACCAGTAAGGAAAGTTATTTCATGAAATGGATGCTCATGATGAATAAAACGATCAACCGTGATCTGGAACTCAATGGGTATATAGGTGGTGAAACACAAAACTACCGGACTACCTATAACTATAGTGAAACCAGGGGAGGGCTAAGTTATCCGGGCAACTATTTCATCGCGAACTCTATTGATAAGCCGTTTACAGAAGGCGGACTTAAATACAGAAAGGTATTTAATTCCCTCTATGCAAGTGCAGACCTGGCTTATAAAGGCCAGCTCTTCCTGCAGGCTACTTTCCGTGGCGACTGGTCTTCTGCACTTACTTATTCTGATGGTAGCGGTAATAATTTTTATAACTATCCGGCAGTCAGCTTATCCTGGTTGTTCTCTGAAACCTTTAAAATGCCGGAATGGATCTCTTATGGTAAATTGAGAGGAAACATCGCTGCATTGGGTAAGGATACAGATCCATTCAGTATTAATCCCGGATTTCAATTCAGCGGGTATACATATGGTAATGGCCGTGACCTGCCTTATTCCACTTATAGCCGGTACCTGGATCCTATCAATGGAAAGTTCATCGGGCTGAATGCCAATCTCAAACCGGAAAGGAAAATAGCCAAGGAAGTAGGATTGGAAATGCGCTTCCTGAAGAGCCGTTTGGGTCTTGATGTATCCGTGTACCAGGATAATACCCGTAACCAGATCCTGGATATTACCACTCCTCAGGAATCCGGACTGGATGGTATCCTGATCAACGCAGGTAATATACAGAACAAGGGTATTGAGATCATGGTGGATGCTACTCCGGTAAAAACCAAAAACTTTGAATGGAGCACCAACCTTAATTATTCCCGCAACCGTAACCTGATTGTAGATCTCTATCCGGGCAGAACAGAATTTGATCTGGGAGCCAACATCGGTGAGATCAGCACCTGGGCTATCGTGGGTAAATCATACGGTACCTTACGTACGCGTATTCATTCCAGCCCTTACCAGGCGGTGGATGCCAACGGAAAACCCATAGCAGATCCCAATAACGGAAAACCATTGTTGGCATGGCGGGATGATGGCAGAACAGGATTCCCGGCCCGTAGTAATGTGCTCCAGGATGTAGGGGATATCAATGCCAGGTTCCGTGGTGGATGGGGTAATACTTTTACCTATAAAGGATTTTCACTAAATGTCTTGCTGGATGCAAAAATAGGTGGCGACTTCGTATTGCTCACTTATCGTTACGGTACCCACACCGGGGTATTTCCTAACACGCTGGCAGGCAGGGATGCTGACCATGGCGGTATTACCTGGACCAGCAAGTATCCGAATGATGGCGGCACTTATGATGATGGGGTGATCCCGGATGGTGTATTTGCACCCGGCACCAAAATCACACAACCAGACAATACACAGGTAGATGTAGGGGGAATGAGTTATGCGGATGCTTATAAAGCAGGTTATGTAGAGCCTTCACATGCACCGCAATATTACTACCGCTATGGCTCTTCTTCTACCGGCGTAGCTGATTTCTGGATCAAGGAAAATTCCTGGATATCTTTAAGACAGGTATCGCTGAGTTATCGTTTCCCTGCAGCTATCTGCAATAAACTAAAACTGAATGCACTCAGTATTGGGGTAGTAGGACGCGACTTACTTTATTTGTACAACACCCTGCCATATAATTACAATCCTGCATCTAATAATTCCAATAACACGGCTTACTCAGGGGAGGAAGGTTTCCTGCCTATGACACGCTCCATTGCGGGTACTATCCGCGTTGCATTCTAA